One segment of Drosophila ananassae strain 14024-0371.13 chromosome 3R, ASM1763931v2, whole genome shotgun sequence DNA contains the following:
- the LOC6498606 gene encoding lipase 3 isoform X1, protein MREMSGTILTIGVCLCLLQPEIAASLSFSWGNLSLFNVNFKTPTILGRSIAMDSNLRVETEVDPNIDEDSHLNTYGLIYKYGYPAENHTVQTDDGYILTLHRIARPGAIPVLLVHGLLDSSATWVMMGPNKALGYLLYDQGYDVWMANVRGNTYSRKHVKYSTHHAKFWDFTFHEMGKHDIPSTIDYVLNYTGVSQIHYIGHSQGTVVFWIMASERPEYMDKIILMQALAPVAYLKHCRSPVVNFLAEWHLSVSLVLKLIGVHEFLPKNEFITMFNRIVCDETTITKEICSNVIFLTTGFDKLQLNETMLPVIVGHSPAGASTKQMQHFGQLNRSGAFRQFDYGWLRNHWVYGTVQPPTYHLQNVRAKVALYYGQNDWLAPPEDVEMLHSQLPNVVTKYLVDDKEFNHLDFIWGIDAKELLWDRMLENMKTQENSVI, encoded by the exons ATGAGAGAAATGTCTGGAACTATACTAACAATCGGTGTGTGCCTGTGCCTGCTACAACCCGAAATCGCCGCGAGTTTGTCATTTTCATGGGGCAACCTCTCCCTCTTTAATGTCAACTTCAAGACCCCCACAATCCTGGGGCGCTCCATTGCCATGGACAGTAATCTGCGGGTGGAAACCGAGGTGGATCCCAATATCGATGAGGACTCGCATTTGAACACG TACGGTTTAATATACAAGTATGGTTATCCAGCGGAGAATCACACCGTGCAGACGGACGACGGATACATACTCACCTTGCACAGGATAGCTCGTCCTGGAGCCATTCCCGTGCTCCTGGTCCATGGACTACTGGACAGTTCCGCCACCTGGGTGATGATGGGCCCCAACAAAGCATTAG GTTACCTGCTCTACGACCAGGGCTACGACGTCTGGATGGCGAATGTCCGGGGCAATACGTACTCCCGTAAACATGTCAAGTACAGCACCCACCACGCCAAGTTCTGGGACTTTACGTTCCATGAGATGGGCAAACATGATATTCCCAGCACCATTGACTACGTCCTGAACTATACAGGTGTTAGCCAGATACATTATATTGGACATTCCCAGGGAACGGTTGTGTTCTGGATCATGGCCAGTGAAAGGCCAGAGTACATGGATAAAATAATCCTGATGCAGGCTTTGGCTCCAGTGGCCTACTTGAAGCACTGTCGGAGTCCTGTGGTCAACTTCCTGGCGGAGTGGCACTTATCGGTGAGC TTGGTCCTCAAGTTGATTGGCGTTCATGAGTTCCTGCCCAAAAACGAATTCATCACCATGTTCAACCGGATTGTGTGCGACGAGACAACCATTACCAAGGAGATCTGCTCCAACGTGATCTTCCTGACCACAGGATTCGATAAACTGCAGTTGAACGAGACCATGCTTCCGGTGATTGTGGGGCACTCTCCGGCTGGAGCATCCACCAAACAAATGCAGCACTTCGGCCAGTTGAACAGGTCCGGAGCCTTCCGGCAGTTTGACTACGGCTGGCTGAGGAATCACTGGGTTTACGGCACCGTCCAGCCACCCACCTATCACCTCCAGAACGTCCGGGCCAAGGTTGCCCTCTATTACGGCCAAAACGATTGGCTGGCCCCGCCGGAGGACGTGGAAATGTTGCACAGCCAGCTCCCGAATGTGGTAACCAAATATCTTGTCGATGACAAGGAGTTCAACCATCTGGACTTCATCTGGGGCATCGATGCTAAGGAACTGCTTTGGGATAGAATGTTGGAAAACATGAAAACCCAAGAGAATTCAGTGATTTAG
- the LOC6498606 gene encoding lipase 3 isoform X2 produces the protein MREMSGTILTIGVCLCLLQPEIAASLSFSWGNLSLFNVNFKTPTILGRSIAMDSNLRVETEVDPNIDEDSHLNTYGLIYKYGYPAENHTVQTDDGYILTLHRIARPGAIPVLLVHGLLDSSATWVMMGPNKALGYLLYDQGYDVWMANVRGNTYSRKHVKYSTHHAKFWDFTFHEMGKHDIPSTIDYVLNYTGVSQIHYIGHSQGTVVFWIMASERPEYMDKIILMQALAPVAYLKHCRSPVVNFLAEWHLSLVLKLIGVHEFLPKNEFITMFNRIVCDETTITKEICSNVIFLTTGFDKLQLNETMLPVIVGHSPAGASTKQMQHFGQLNRSGAFRQFDYGWLRNHWVYGTVQPPTYHLQNVRAKVALYYGQNDWLAPPEDVEMLHSQLPNVVTKYLVDDKEFNHLDFIWGIDAKELLWDRMLENMKTQENSVI, from the exons ATGAGAGAAATGTCTGGAACTATACTAACAATCGGTGTGTGCCTGTGCCTGCTACAACCCGAAATCGCCGCGAGTTTGTCATTTTCATGGGGCAACCTCTCCCTCTTTAATGTCAACTTCAAGACCCCCACAATCCTGGGGCGCTCCATTGCCATGGACAGTAATCTGCGGGTGGAAACCGAGGTGGATCCCAATATCGATGAGGACTCGCATTTGAACACG TACGGTTTAATATACAAGTATGGTTATCCAGCGGAGAATCACACCGTGCAGACGGACGACGGATACATACTCACCTTGCACAGGATAGCTCGTCCTGGAGCCATTCCCGTGCTCCTGGTCCATGGACTACTGGACAGTTCCGCCACCTGGGTGATGATGGGCCCCAACAAAGCATTAG GTTACCTGCTCTACGACCAGGGCTACGACGTCTGGATGGCGAATGTCCGGGGCAATACGTACTCCCGTAAACATGTCAAGTACAGCACCCACCACGCCAAGTTCTGGGACTTTACGTTCCATGAGATGGGCAAACATGATATTCCCAGCACCATTGACTACGTCCTGAACTATACAGGTGTTAGCCAGATACATTATATTGGACATTCCCAGGGAACGGTTGTGTTCTGGATCATGGCCAGTGAAAGGCCAGAGTACATGGATAAAATAATCCTGATGCAGGCTTTGGCTCCAGTGGCCTACTTGAAGCACTGTCGGAGTCCTGTGGTCAACTTCCTGGCGGAGTGGCACTTATCG TTGGTCCTCAAGTTGATTGGCGTTCATGAGTTCCTGCCCAAAAACGAATTCATCACCATGTTCAACCGGATTGTGTGCGACGAGACAACCATTACCAAGGAGATCTGCTCCAACGTGATCTTCCTGACCACAGGATTCGATAAACTGCAGTTGAACGAGACCATGCTTCCGGTGATTGTGGGGCACTCTCCGGCTGGAGCATCCACCAAACAAATGCAGCACTTCGGCCAGTTGAACAGGTCCGGAGCCTTCCGGCAGTTTGACTACGGCTGGCTGAGGAATCACTGGGTTTACGGCACCGTCCAGCCACCCACCTATCACCTCCAGAACGTCCGGGCCAAGGTTGCCCTCTATTACGGCCAAAACGATTGGCTGGCCCCGCCGGAGGACGTGGAAATGTTGCACAGCCAGCTCCCGAATGTGGTAACCAAATATCTTGTCGATGACAAGGAGTTCAACCATCTGGACTTCATCTGGGGCATCGATGCTAAGGAACTGCTTTGGGATAGAATGTTGGAAAACATGAAAACCCAAGAGAATTCAGTGATTTAG
- the LOC6498605 gene encoding leucine-rich repeat protein 1 encodes MKILCEVQVVNRTTQANRTPKAVKSTLAIGYKQSASDANGNTKKELEMVLFSGQAKTGSRYKVRDNINAVHTKFVLDGKATIGFKQPAENLLIKCDPIQLKGFLQTLKLGMEGKDAINLRLNIAGATAIPQKAQPQVRMVISKRSEYPIKGFPRTLKSLTINNSQLVKLSFEICSLRNLVKLDVSGNKLTKIPSELGRLPLESLNLGSNCLGEMNDWCWMRGSKLSQSLGELDLSSNGLTHFPSPLVKFERLVFLNLNYNELIRLPFAIRRLKALRKLHVSSNKLESLPSAIEDLHIDQLDVWGNSFKAFNAEAAQQLAQQPAATVTPQPLWLQAARAVANFKLPLSSGSLPAILIELISEAPKCLCGKLCYALRPEDLLQRVVQPKFTNIKNLTYSREHQIYADVVICGPTCSATQQLKALFSLMFP; translated from the exons ATGAAGATTTTGTGCGAGGTCCAGGTGGTAAACCGCACCACCCAGGCGAACAGGACCCCCAAGGCTGTCAAATCCACGTTGGCAATTGGATACAAGCAGAGTGCCAGCGACGCCAATGGTAACACAAAAAAAGAGCTGGAAATGGTCTTGTTTAGTGGACAGGCCAAGACGGGTAGCCGCTACAAGGTTCGTGACAACATCAACGCCGTTCACACCAAGTTTGTCCTGGACGGCAAGGCAACAATCGGCTTTAAGCAGCCTGCGGAGAACCTGTTGATCAAATGCGATCCCATCCAGCTGAAGGGATTCCTGCAGACCCTCAAACTGGGCATGGAGGGCAAGGATGCCATCAACTTGAGACTGAACATTGCCGGCGCCACGGCTATTCCTCAGAAGGCGCAACCTCAGGTGCGCATGGTCATCAGCAAGAGGAGCGAGTATCCCATAAAGGGTTTTCCACGCACCCTGAAGTCGTTAACAATCAACAACAGTCAACTGGTGAAGCTCAGTTTCGAGATATGCTCGCTGCGTAATCTTGTAAAGCTGGACGTTAGCGGGAACAAGTTGACTAAG ATTCCCTCTGAACTGGGTCGCCTGCCCCTGGAATCACTGAACCTTGGAAGCAACTGCCTAGGAGAGATGAACGACTGGTGTTGGATGAGGGGTAGCAAGCTGAGCCAATCCCTCGGTGAACTGGATTTATCGAGCAATGGGCTGACGCACTTTCCCTCACCGCTGGTCAAGTTCGAGCGACTGGTCTTTCTGAATCTGAACTACAACGAGCTTATACGTCTGCCCTTCGCCATACGCCGGTTGAAGGCGTTACGGAAGTTGCATGTGAGCAGCAATAAGCTGGAATCTCTGCCCTCGGCCATCGAGGATCTACACATTGATCAGCTAGATGTGTGGGGCAACAGCTTTAAAGCGTTTAATGCCGAGGCTGCCCAGCAGCTTGCACAGCAGCCAGCAGCTACCGTAACACCACAGCCCCTGTGGCTGCAAGCAGCCCGGGCCGTAGCCAACTTCAAGCTGCCTTTATCGTCGGGCTCCCTGCCCGCTATTCTCATAGAACTGATTAGCGAAGCGCCAAAGTGCCTCTGCGGAAAACTTTGCTACGCTCTGCGTCCTGAGGATTTGCTGCAGCGGGTCGTCCAGCCCAAGTtcacaaacattaaaaatctTACCTACAGTCGCGAGCACCAGATTTACGCGGATGTGGTTATTTGTGGGCCCACTTGTAGTGCCACCCAGCAGTTAAAGGCTCTGTTTAGCCTTATGTTTCCTTAA
- the LOC6496915 gene encoding long-chain fatty acid transport protein 4, whose translation MGWIFAVLVALVALLLTKPGWRWFYIAGATAQRDLTALWAYIKLLRYTKRHERLNYTVADVFERNVRSHPEKVAVVSETQSWTFRQVNEHANKVANVLQAQGYKKGDVVALLLENRAEYVATWLGLSKIGVITPLINTNLRGPSLLHSITVAHCSALIYGEDFIEAVSEVAKDLPAELTLFQYNNENNNSQADKDIPKAKNLNTLLATASKEKPNKTEVNHHDKLVYIYTSGTTGLPKAAVISHSRYLFIAAGIHYTMGFQDEDVFYTPLPLYHTAGGIMCMGQSVLFGSTVSIRKKFSASNYFADCAKYNATIGQYIGEMARYILATKPSEYDRKHRVRLVFGNGLRPQIWPQFVERFNIAKVGEFYGATEGNANIMNHDNTVGAIGFVSRILPKIYPISIIRADPDSGEPIRNKDGLCQLCAPNEPGVFIGKIVKGNPSREFLGYVDAKASAKKIVKDVFKHGDMAFLSGDLLVADEKGYLYFKDRTGDTFRWKGENVSTSEVEAQVSNVAGYKDTVVYGVTIPHTEGRAGMAAIYDPQGELDLDVFAGNLAKVLPAYARPQFIRLLTKVDLTGTFKLRKVDLQKEGYDPSAIKDALYYQTAKGRYELLTPQVYDQVQRNEVRF comes from the exons ATGGGCTGGATATTTGCGGTTCTCGTCGCGCTCGTTGCCCTTCTGCTCACGAAGCCGGGATGGCGTTGGTTCTACATCGCGGGAGCCACTGCCCAGCGAGATCTGAC TGCCCTTTGGGCTTACATCAAGCTACTGAGGTACACGAAACGCCATGAACGACTAAACTACACGGTGGCGGACGTCTTCGAGAGGAACGTTCGCAGCCATCCCGAGAAGGTGGCCGTTGTCAGCGAGACCCAGAGCTGGACCTTCCGCCAGGTGAACGAGCACGCCAACAAGGTGGCCAATGTTCTGCAGGCCCAGGGCTACAAGAAGGGCGATGTGGTGGCCCTTCTCCTGGAGAACCGTGCCGAATACGTTGCCACTTGGCTGGGTCTGTCCAAGATTGGCGTGATCACGCCTCTGATCAACACGAACCTGCGTGGTCCCTCCCTGTTGCACAGCATTACGGTGGCCCACTGCTCGGCCCTCATCTACGGCGAGGACTTTATCGAAGCAGTGTCCGAGGTGGCCAAGGATCTGCCGGCCGAACTTACACTGTTCCAGTACAACAACGAGAACAACAACAGCCAGGCGGATAAGGATATTCCGAAGGCCAAGAACCTCAACACCCTGCTCGCCACCGCCAGCAAGGAGAAGCCCAACAAGACGGAGGTCAACCACCACGACAAGCTGGTCTACATCTACACCTCCGGCACCACTGGTCTGCCCAAGGCGGCTGTCATCTCCCATTCCCG CTATCTTTTCATCGCTGCTGGCATTCACTACACAATGGGTTTCCAAGATGAAGATGTCTTCTATACTCCCCTGCCTCTGTACCACACTGCTGGCGGAATCATGTGCATGGGTCAGTCCGTGCTCTTCGGTTCCACGGTCTCTATTCGCAAGAAGTTCTCCGCCTCGAACTATTTCGCCGACTGCGCGAAATACAATGCCACC ATTGGCCAGTACATCGGTGAGATGGCCCGCTATATTCTAGCTACGAAGCCATCGGAATACGACCGCAAGCACCGTGTGCGTCTTGTCTTTGGCAACGGACTGCGTCCCCAGATTTGGCCACAGTTCGTGGAGCGCTTCAACATCGCCAAGGTGGGAGAGTTCTACGGCGCCACCGAGGGCAATGCCAACATCATGAACCACGACAACACGGTGGGCGCCATCGGCTTCGTCTCCCGCATCCTGCCTAAGATTTATCCCATTTCGATCATTCGTGCTGACCCCGACTCCGGAGAGCCCATTAGGAACAAGGACGGACTTTGCCAGCTCTGTGCCCCCAACGAACCAGGAGTCTTCATTGGCAAGATCGTGAAGGGCAACCCGTCTCGGGAGTTCCTTGGCTACGTTGATGCCAAAGCCTCGGCCAAGAAGATCGTTAAGGATGTCTTCAAGCACGGCGATATGGCCTTCCTGTCCGGAGATCTGCTGGTGGCCGATGAGAAGGGCTATTTGTACTTCAAGGACCGTACTGGAGACACCTTCCGTTGGAAGGGCGAGAACGTCTCCACCAGCGAAGTGGAGGCGCAGGTCAGCAACGTGGCCGGCTACAAGGATACTGTGGTTTACGGAGTGACCATTCCGCACACCGAGGGCAGGGCCGGCATGGCCGCCATCTACGACCCGCAGGGAGAGCTGGACCTAGACGTCTTTGCCGGCAATCTGGCCAAGGTGCTGCCCGCTTATGCTCGGCCCCAGTTCATCCGACTGCTGACCAAGGTGGACCTGACCGGAACATTCAAGCTGCGCAAGGTGGACCTCCAGAAGGAAGGCTACGACCCGAGCGCGATCAAGGACGCCCTCTACTACCAGACGGCCAAGGGGCGCTACGAACTGCTGACACCGCAGGTGTACGATCAAGTTCAGCGCAACGAGGTGCGCTTTTAG